The following are from one region of the Rhipicephalus microplus isolate Deutch F79 chromosome 1, USDA_Rmic, whole genome shotgun sequence genome:
- the LOC119178172 gene encoding uncharacterized protein LOC119178172 yields the protein MTIQVNINLDMHPTCVDLVFPDGVPKGGSVQLNLLRTSSRFAYVNERECVPVVRRRASVLDQRYLEGNITVHAFHEDDGHPLCFLKAAAAHEAEIPRGEGNAAAIVANDDVKSVWSPPTAVHETAEDVATVISDAVGANGCENGVTEGGTAVREKTVRGKLEVAAPRSLLPPLCTYVCTVCHFQSMRKEEVLEHAKSHESVPVPASNVRQPAAVMRDKIAPPRLPRPKKKAAVFKCAECSKQFPADGLLRIHVRIYHGGPLQCKHCSSKFRSEQELDKHMQSDHLDLAPHRCSYCANAFFSADMLALHELKCPVARQKKQTVVCQLCDFTTSEASSLCQHIQESHTEKVIYTCEPCGHLSLDFGVHQEHLKSHGPDGKAAAPSSPSPQSHAGEPVQCPLCKKEFKNCRTLKEHIKRHPRSVRHVCELCGEGITTNVALIKHLNRHNKETARKYRCLFCSKCFQTTFSVSRHMKNIHLFDHEHGCELCPHKFATVKEKADHMAKAHVVAMPKGKRVHKCTDCDFESESMGRFERHRASHTGVYPYECTECPRRFAAKEELSRHVHIIHPKGQQNCPNCPRIFQDQLEFENHVALHHSGQSHPCEQCGHHFESAEALREHHDKQHDLNLPYECRLCHQRFCNIGQRVTHVRKYHPRVLLKSHVCDICGSAFRYQSGLAVHKLDKHTGRTEGRLFECEYCGKVFGRSNVLAMHLRLHTDERPYLCQHCGMTFRNPTNLKYHTVNMHTKNYAVFCPICSRGFVVRRKLAKHLMQVHKVTGMVNTTSRKGRAKPVYIEHTTVPVVSMETGDDVMLNVMQIVETADDGVAATELGHAVAGLGGAVTVADDMAATVIEETVVDDVVEEAVEMVDISGVEFVSGATVECYTVS from the exons ATGACGATTCAAGTTAACATAAACCTGGACATGCACCCAACGTGCGTGGACCTCGTTTTTCCGGACGGTGTACCAAAGGGGGGAAGTGTCCAGTTGAATTTGCTTCGCACTTCGTCCAGATTCGCGTACGTGAACGAACGCGAGTGCGTTCCCGTCGTCAGGCGGAGGGCGAGCGTGCTCGACCAGCGCTATCTCGAGGGAAACATCACAGTGCACGCTTTTCACGAAGATGACGGTCATCCGCTGTGCTTCCTGAAAGCGGCAGCCGCACACGAAGCGGAAATTCCGCGTGGCGAAGGGAATGCAGCTGCTATTGTGGCGAATGATGATGTCAAGTCGGTTTGGTCGCCTCCGACAGCGGTTCACGAAACGGCCGAAGATGTGGCAACAGTCATCTCGGACGCTGTTGGAGCCAACGGTTGTGAGAATGGCGTTACCGAAGGAGGCACCGCTGTGCGGGAGAAGACAGTGCGCGGTAAACTTGAAGTGGCCGCGCCCCGATCGCTTTTACCGCCGTTGTGCACATACGTCTGCACAGTTTGCCATTTCCAGTCGATGCGCAAGGAAGAAGTTCTGGAACACGCCAAAAGTCACGAGAGCGTTCCCGTCCCTGCTTCCAATGTCAGGCAGCCCGCCGCAGTCATGCGCGACAAAATCGCCCCACCGAGATTGCCTCGGCCAAAGAAAAAAGCGGCAGTTTTCAAGTGCGCCGAATGCAGCAAGCAGTTCCCGGCCGATGGTTTGCTGCGTATTCACGTGCGCATATACCACGGAGGCCCGCTTCAGTGCAAGCACTGCTCGTCCAAGTTTCGCAGCGAGCAAGAGCTGGACAAGCACATGCAAAGCGACCACTTGGACCTGGCGCCGCACCGTTGCTCGTACTgcgcgaatgcctttttcagCGCCGACATGCTGGCACTGCACGAGCTCAAGTGTCCCGTCGCTAGGCAAAAGAAACAGACGGTCGTTTGCCAGCTGTGCGATTTCACGACGTCCGAGGCAAGTAGTCTGTGCCAGCACATCCAGGAGTCTCACACCGAAAAGGTGATCTACACGTGCGAGCCTTGCGGTCACCTGTCACTCGACTTCGGAGTACACCAAGAGCACCTCAAGAGCCATGGTCCTGACGGGAAGGCTGCTGCACCGTCTAGTCCCTCTCCACAGTCTCATGCTGGGGAGCCCGTGCAGTGTCCACTGTGCAAGAAGGAGTTCAAGAACTGCCGCACTCTAAAGGAGCACATAAAGCGTCACCCAAGGTCTGTGAGGCACGTTTGCGAACTCTGTGGTGAGGGTATCACAACGAATGTGGCACTGATCAAGCACCTCAACCGGCACAACAAGGAGACTGCACGCAAGTATCGCTGCCTCTTTTGTAGCAAGTGCTTCCAGACGACCTTCAGTGTGAGTCGCCACATGAAGAACATTCACCTGTTTGACCATGAGCACGGTTGCGAGCTCTGCCCGCACAAATTTGCCACGGTCAAGGAGAAAGCGGACCACATGGCCAAGGCCCATGTCGTGGCCATGCCGAAGGGCAAGCGCGTGCACAAGTGCACTGACTGCGATTTCGAGTCTGAAAGCATGGGCCGATTCGAGAGGCACAGAGCATCCCACACGGGCGTTTACCCCTACGAGTGCACCGAGTGCCCGAGGCGTTTTGCAGCCAAGGAGGAGCTCAGCCGACATGTGCACATCATTCACCCAAAGGGCCAGCAAAACTGTCCAAACTGCCCAAGGATTTTCCAG GACCAGCTGGAGTTCGAAAATCACGTGGCTCTGCATCACAGTGGCCAGTCGCACCCGTGCGAACAGTGCGGCCACCACTTTGAGAGCGCAGAAGCACTTCGTGAGCACCACGACAAGCAGCATGACCTGAACCTTCCTTACGAGTGCCGCCTCTGCCACCAGCGTTTCTGCAATATCGGCCAGCGGGTGACACATGTCCGCAA GTATCACCCGCGTGTGCTGCTCAAGTCTCATGTGTGCGACATATGTGGATCAGCTTTCCGCTACCAAAGCGGCCTGGCAGTGCACAAGCTCGACAAGCACACTGGACGCACAGAGGGGCGTCTCTTTGAATGTGAATACTGTGGAAAG GTATTCGGACGGAGCAATGTGCTGGCCATGCACCTGCGCCTACACACTGACGAGCGGCCGTATCTGTGCCAGCACTGTGGCATGACCTTCCGAAACCCCACCAACCTCAAGTATCACACCGTCAACATGCACACCAAAAACTACGCAGTCTTTTGCCCCATCTGCTCCCGTGGGTTTGTTGTGCGACGAAAGCTTGCCAAGCACCTCATGCAG GTGCACAAAGTGACGGGCATGGTGAACACAACTTCGCGAAAGGGTCGCGCCAAGCCTGTCTACATCGAACACACCACGGTGCCGGTGGTGTCCATGGAGACTGGCGACGATGTGATGCTTAATGTGATGCAGATTGTGGAAACTGCCGATGACGGGGTGGCTGCCACGGAACTCGGCCATGCCGTAGCAGGACTCGGTGGTGCTGTCACTGTGGCTGACGACATGGCGGCCACCGTCATAGAGGAGACTGTGGTGGACGACGTGGTGGAGGAAGCAGTGGAAATGGTGGACATTTCAGGTGTCGAGTTCGTCAGTGGTGCGACCGTTGAGTGCTACACCGTTAGTTGA